A section of the Triticum dicoccoides isolate Atlit2015 ecotype Zavitan chromosome 7A, WEW_v2.0, whole genome shotgun sequence genome encodes:
- the LOC119327587 gene encoding uncharacterized protein LOC119327587 produces the protein MSSGEATTSAVAAAASVPELIVVGAGRRRRDWTVPAGPAAAGDAAVDAQVGAADAGGRREEALQERRRDPGAPEDTALGLESHPQQIKGVDGLDGHRASRQ, from the exons ATGTCGTCCGGTGAGGCTACCActtctgctgttgctgctgccgctTCTGTTCCTGAGCTCATCGTCGTTGGTGCTGGCCGGCGTCGACGGGACTGGACAGTACCGGCCGGCCCGGCGGCTGCTGGTGACGCCGCCGTCGACGCACAAGTCGGAGCAGCGGATGCGGGTGGACGGCGCGAAGAAGCCCTTCAGGAACGCCGGCGCGATCCTGGGGCGCCGGAAGATACCGCGCTCGGTCTGGAATCCCATCCACAACAGATAAAAG gCGTAGACGGACTAGATGGCCACAGAGCATCTAGGCAGTGA